GTGTCGGTGTCTTCGGCCTCGTCGTCCTCGGCGGTTTCGGCGTCGGTGTCGGTGTCGGTGGCAGCGTCGCCGTCGGTGGGGGTCTCGTCTGTGGTCTCGGGGGACGCTTCGCTGTCGGTTTCCTCGGTGGCGGTGAGTTCGGACTCACTGTCGTCGCTGGGTGTTTCGTCGGCGTCTTCGGTGGTGTCTTCGGTCTCCGCCTGGGTGGACTCGTCGGCCTCCTCGTCGGCGGCTTCTGCGTCGGTGTCCGTGTCGGTAGCGGCGTCGCGGTCGGCGGAAGCCTCGTCTGTGGTCTCGGCGCCTGGTTCCTCGTCGGTTTCCTCGGCGGTGGTTTCGTCTTCCGGTGAGGCGTTTTCGTCGTCTTCGTCGTCGGGTTCGGTGTCGGTGTCCGACTCGTCGGTTGTCGTCTCGTCGGTGGTGTCGGAGTCTGGTTCTTCGGTGTCGATGTCTTCGGCCTCGTCGGCCTCGTCGGTTTCAGTGTCGGTAGCGGTGTCGCCGTCGGTGGGGGTCTCGTCTGTGGTGTCGGCGCCTGGTTCCTCGTCGGTTTCCTCGGCGGTGGGTTCCTCGGCGGTGGTTTCGTCCTCCGGTGAGGCTTCTTCGTCGTCGCTCTCGGAGTCCGGTTTGTCGGTTGCCGCGCCGTCGGGCTCGCCGTCGTCGGCGGTGTCTTCGGCCTCCGTTTCGGTCGTCTCGTCGTCTGTGACCCCGGCCGCGCTCGCCCCGGCAGCAGCGGCGGCCACCGCGGCAGTGCCGTCGTCCTGCTCCTCGTCGTGTCCCCCGCCGAGGGTCATCGGGTCTTCGCGGCCCTTGGTGGCCAGCATCATGTAGACGACCGCGCCGATGAACACGAAGGCGGAAGTGAACGAGTTGACCCGGATGTCGGCGATGGGCATCGACGCCGGGTCTGAACGCAACAGCTCGACCCAGAACCGGCCGACACAGTAGCCGGCGACGTACAGGGCGAACAGGCGACCGTGGCCCAACCGGAAACGACGGTCGACGACGATCAACATCGCGAAAACCGCCAGATTCCACAGCAACTCGTAGAGGAATGTCGGATGCACCACAGCGCAGACATCGCCGGTGGAGACCCCGTCGAACGGTTGCGCCCCCAGGCAGCCGTGGGGGCCGCGGTTGAAGATCTCCAGACCCCACGGCACATTGGTCTCGCGGCCGTACAGCTCCTGGTTGAAGTAGTTGCCGATCCGACCGATCGCCTGCGCCAGAATGATCCCCGGGGCGATCGCGTCCCCGAACGCCGGCAACGGGATGTTGCGTCGACGGCAGGCGATCCAGGCGCCCACCCCACCGAGCGCCACCGCACCCCAGATTCCGAGACCACCGTCCCAGATTCGCCACATGCCGGCCCAGCCGGGGCCGCCCGGGTCGAGGTAGCTGCGCCAGTCGGTCATCAGGTGATAGATCCGACCGCCCACCAGACCGAACGGCACCGCCCACAAGGCGATGTCGTAGATGACGCCGCGTTGGCCCCCGCGGGCCACCCACCGTCGATCGCCCAGCCAGAGGGCCACCAGGATGCCCACCACGATGCAGAGGGCGTAAGCACGAATGGGAACGGGACCGACGTACCACACTCCGCGTGATGGACTCGGCAGGAAGGTCAGCAGGTCAGTCATCATGGTGTTGTCGTCCTTTGTCGCACGCCGGCGGCCAACTCGGCCGTCAGCCCGCGCAACGCCGTCACACTGTCGGTGAGCGCCGAGACCAGCGCCGACCCGACGATGACCCCGTCGGCGTACGCTCCAATCTCGGTGGCCTGTTGGCGTGACCGCACCCCCAGCCCGACACCGACCGGGATGTCGGAGACTTCACGGACACGGTGCACCAGCTCCGGTGCCGCCTGCGAGACCGCGTCCCGCGCACCGGTGACCCCCATCGTGGACGCCGCGTAGACGAAACCGCGCGTGGCCTCCACGGTGGTGGCCAACCGCTGAGGCGTCGACGACGGTGCCACCAGAAAGATCCGGTCCAGCCCGTGTGCATCGGAGGCCGCCAGCCACTCGTCGGCCTCATCGACGATGAGGTCCGGGGTGATCAACCCGTCACCGCCGGCGGCGGCCAGATCACGGGCGAAGGCGTCGACGCCGTAGCGCAGCACCGGATTCCAGTAGGTCATCACCACGACCCGGCCGCCGGCGTTGCTGATCGCCTCCACCGCCGCGAGCGTGTCGCGCACCCGCACGCGGCCGGCCAGCGCAGCCGAGGTGGCCGCGGCGATGGTCGGACCGTCCATGCCCGGATCGGAATAGGGCACGCCTACTTCGACGATGTCGCATCCGGATTCGATCAGCGCGGTCATCGCGGTGATCGAGGTCGCCACGTCGGGAAATCCGGTGGGTAGATACCCGATCAACGCCGAGCGGTTCTCCGCGCGGCAGGTTGCGAACAGCCCGGCCAGCCTGCCTTCGGTCATGCCTGCTCCGCGCCCTCGTCGAGCAGCCCGAACCAGGTCGCCGCGGTCTCCACATCCTTGTCACCGCGGCCGGAGAGATTCACCACGATGATGGAGCCGCGACCCAGCTCGGTGCCCAGCTGCAGTGCGCCGGCGACCGCGTGCGCCGATTCGATGGCCGGGATGATGCCCTCGGTGCGGCAGAGCAGACGGAACGCGTCCATCGCCTCGGTGTCGGTGATCGGCCGGTACTCGGCGCGCCCGAGATCGCGCAGCTGAGCGTGTTCGGGTCCGACACCGGGATAGTCCAATCCCGCCGAGATCGAGTGCGACTCGATGGTCTGCCCGTCCTCGTCTTGCAAAAGATAGGAAAACGAGCCGTGGAACGCCCCGGGGGAGCCACCAGCGAACGTCGCGGCGTGCCGGCCGGTGTTCACACCGTCGCCGGCGGCCTCGTAGCCGACGAGCCGCACCCCCGGGTCATCGATGAACGCGTGGAACATACCGATGGCGTTGGACCCGCCGCCCACGCAGGCGGTCACCGCGTCGGGCAGTCGGCCGGCCTGGTCCTGGATCTGCACCCGGGTCTCCAAGCCGATGATCCGCTGGAAGTCACGCACCATCGCCGGGAACGGGTGCGGCCCGGCAGCGGTGCCGAAACAGTAGTAGGTTTCGTCGGCATTGGTGACCCAGTCCCGAAACGCTTCGTTGATCGCATCTTTGAGGGTCTTCGAACCGGCGTCGACGGCGATGACCTCGGCGCCGAGCAACCGCATGCGCGCCACGTTGAGGGCCTGGCGTTCGGTGTCGACCGCACCCATGTACACCCGGCACTGCAAGCCGAGCAGCGCGCACGCGGTGGCGGTGGCCACGCCGTGCTGGCCGGCGCCGGTCTCGGCGATCACCCGGCTCTTGCCCATGTGTTTGGCCAGTAACGCCTGGCCGAGCACATTGTTGATCTTGTGGGATCCGGTGTGGTTCAAGTCTTCTCGTTTGAGGAAGAGGCGTGCGCCGCCGGCGTGATCGCTGAGCCGCTCGGCCTCGTACAACGGGGAGGGGCGCCCCGTGTAGTGCGTCTGCAGCCGGTCGAGGGTGTCGAGGTACTCCGCGTCGGTGCGTACCTTGTCGTAGGCGGCGGTGGTCTCTTCGATCACCCCCATCAGTGCTTCGGCGACGAAACGCCCTCCGTAGACACCGAAATGGCCCCCGGTGTCCGGATCGTGCCCGGTCGGTTCGGCGACGGCGGCGCTGGGGCGGGGCAGCTCGGGTCCCGACGAACGTGCCATCAGCGGGTCAACGAGCCGGCTTCGGGCAGGACGGGTGAGTTCCGGCGGTGACCAGGTCCGCGACCGCGACGCGCGGATCCTCGCTGGTGACCAGCCCCTCGCCGACGAGCACGGCGTCGGCGCCGGCACCGGCGTAGGCCAACAGATCGGCGGGGCCGCGCACCCCGGACTCGGCGACCCGGATGACGTTGCTGGGCAGACCGGGTGCGATGCGGGCGAAGCAGTCCCGGTCCACCTGCAGAGTCTTGAGGTTGCGGGCGTTGACGCCGATCACCTTCGCCTCGGCCTGCAGCGCGCGGTCGGCCTCCTCTTCGGTGTGCACCTCCACCAGGGCGGTCATGCCCAACGATTCGGTGCGCTCCAGCAGCGACACCAGGGCGGGTTGCTCCAACGCGGCGACGATGAGCAACAACATGTCCGCTCCGTGCGCCCGCGCCTCATGGATCTGATACGGACGTACAACAAAGTCTTTGCGCAGGACCGGGATCGACACCGCCGCGCGCACCGCGTCCAGATCGGCCAACGAACCGCCGAACCGACGTTCCTCGGTCAACACGCTGACCACCCGCGCGCCACCGGCCTCGTAGGCGCGCGCCAGCTCGGCCGGGTCGCCGATCGAGGCCAGCTCCCCCTTCGACGGACTGGCCCGCTTCACCTCGGCGATCACCCCGATGCCGGGTTCGCGCAGGGCGGCCATCACGTCGTGCGGCGGCCGCACCGACTCGGCGGCGGCCTTGATCTCCGCCATCGGGATCCGGGCCTCCCGAGCAGCGACGTCGGCGCGGACTCCCTCGATGATGGAGTCGAGCACAGTAGCCGAGCTCATGACCGTCGGTTCCTTCCCCACATACCGAATGGTGCACCCCGAAGGGTAGCCGCCGGTACTGTGTCGACGCTCACCGGCCCTCGCTCAGGCCCTCGGCGTCGGTGGGGTCGCGGCCCTCATCGAGGGCATCCCAGATCATCCGCTCCGACAATTCCGCCGTGCCCGCCGTCGCCGGCCCGGTGGCCTGCGCCCTCGAGCGGCGGGCTGCGGGAGCAGCGTATTTCGCGGCCGCCTCCCGGTACGACGCCGCCCGCATCAACAGCGTGGCCGCCACCAGCGTGACCACCGCCACGGCCAAGGCGATACCGGCACCGACGAGATGCCGCTCGGTGCCGCTGGTCAGCGACTGCACCGGAACGTCGGCCAGCTCGGCGGCCCGGGCCGCCACGTCGCCGGCCGCCCACTGGCCCACCGCCAGATAGCCGGTGGCCAGGCTCGCCCCGGCGACCAGCAACGCCAGGATCCGCAGCGGCCAGCCCCGCACCGCCACGGCGGCGACCGCCGCGGCCACCAGCACCACCGCCAACGCCACTAGGCCCGTCGACCAGGTGGCTCCGTCGACGGTGGTGCGGGTCGGCTGGCCGAGTCCATCGGCGGAGCGGATCGTCACCCACGGCAGCCGCGAGGCCGCCCACAGTCCTCCGGCGGCGGCGAGCAGCAACAGCTGGGCGACTCGCAGCGGCACCTGGGTGTGGCGTCGGGCCGGCGGCTCAGCCACCGCGCCCTCCGGAAGGCCGGGTGAGTGTCTCCGCCGCGGCGACGGCGCCGAGTACCGCGCGGGCCTTGTTGGTGGCCTCGGTGTACTCGTAGGGGCCGTTGGAGTCGGCCACCACCCCGCCGCCGGCCTGGACGTACGCGGTGCCGTCGCGCATCAACGCGGTGCGGATGGCGATCGCGAAGTCGGCGTTGCCGGCGAAGTCGAGATAGCCGACCACCCCGCCGTACAGGCCCCGGCGGGTCTTCTCGACCTGTTCGATCAGCTCCATCGCGCGCACCTTCGGCGCCCCCGACAGGGTGCCGGCCGGGAAGCAGGCGGTCACCGCATCCAGCGCGGTGCGGCCCTCGGCCAGCAGCCCGGTCACCGTCGACACCAGGTGCATGACGTGGCTGTAGCGTTCGATGTGGCTGTAATCCTCCACCCGGACGCTACCCGGCACACACACCCGCCCCAGGTCGTTGCGGCCCAGGTCGACCAGCATCAGGTGCTCGGCGCGCTCCTTCTGGTCGGCCAGCAACTCCTTGCCGAGGAGCTGGTCTTCCTCGTCGGTCTGCCCGCGCCAGCGGGTGCCGGCGATCGGATGGGTGGTCGCGCGCCCGTCGGCGACGGTGACCAGGGCCTCCGGACTGGACCCGACGATCGAGAAGGCCAACTCGCCGTGGTCGTCGGGCACGTGCAGCAGGTACATGTACGGGCTGGGGTTGGAGACCCGCAGCATCCGGTAGACGTCGATCGGGTCGACGGCGGTGTCGATCTCGAAGCGCTGCGAGGGCACCACCTGAAACGCCTCACCGGCCTCGATCTCGCCGACCAACCGGTCGACGATCCGGCTGTAGTCGTCCTCGGTGCGCTGCGCCCGGTACTGCGGCTGCGGTCGGTGGAATGTGGCCACCGTCGACGGCAGCGGCTGGCCCAGCGCGGCGGTCATCACGTCGAGGCGGTCCACGGCGTCGTCGTAGGCCTCATCGACCCGGTCGGCGGTGCCGTCCCAGTTCACCGCGTTGGCGATGAGCGTGATCGTGCCCTCATGATGGTCGACCGCGGCCATGTCGGTCGCCAACAACAACAGCATGTCCGGCAGGCCGAGGTCGTCGACGGTCAGTTCCGGCAGGCGCTCCAGGCGGCGCACCAGGTCGTAGGTGAAAAACCCGACCATCCCGCCCGAGAGCGGCGGCAGCTCCTGCAGGGTCTCGGTGGCCAGCAACTCCAAGGTGGCGGCCAGCACCTGCAGCGGATCCCCGCCGGTGGGTGCCCCCTGCGGGGTGGCGCCGAGCCAGGTGGCGGCGCCGTCACGCACGGTCAACGCGGTCGGGGCGCCGGCGCCGATGAACGACCACCGGGACCAGGACCGGCCGTTCTCCGCGGACTCCAGCAGGAAGGTGCCCGGACGCCCGGCACCGAGTTTGCGGTAGGCCGACAGCGGGGTCTCGGCGTCGGCGAGCACCTTGCGGGTCACCGCCACCACCCGGTGGTCGGCGGCCAGAGCGCGGAAGTCCTCGCGAGACAGCGTGGCCTGCGAATCGACGGTGTCGGTCTGCACGCGGTTCATCCTCCCAGACGACCCGATGTGGCCCGGCGTAGCGTGGCGAGCATGAAACCTGGTGACACGGTGGCCGACTTCGAACTGCCCGACCAGACCGGCACGCCCCGCCGGCTCAGCGCGCTGCTGGCCGACGGGCCGGTGGTGTTGTTCTTCTATCCCGCCGCGATGACCCCCGGGTGCACCAAGGAGGCCTGCCATTTCCGCAACCTGACCGCCGAATTCGCCGCGGTCGGCGCCCAGCGGGTCGGGATCAGCGCCGACCCGGTGACCAAGCAGGCCCAGTTCGCCGAGAAGCACACCTTCGACTACCCGCTGCTCTCCGACGCCGACGGCGCCGTCGCCGCCGAGTTCGGGGTGAAACGCGGGCTGTTGGGCAAACTGCTGCCGGTCAAACGCACCACGTTCGTCATCGACACCGATCAGCGGGTGCTCGAGGTGATCGCCAGCGAGTTCAACATGGACAGCCACGCCGACAAGGCGCTGGCGGTGCTGCAAAACCGGGGGGCGGCGTAGCCGCCGTCAAAACGGGGGCGGCCGATTGCGTTCGGCGACATGTTCAGCGTTGAGGGCGCGTTCGGCCTGGATGCGGCGGGACCGGTCGGTGGCGCGAGTGCAGCGGCGGGTCGGCATCATCAGGGAGCGTCCCGGCACCGGTAGGCCTTCGCGCTGGTGGGGACGTGGCGGTACCGGCGCCGTGGGCCGGCACAGCGCGGGAAACAGGATGGTGCTGCCCGGTCGGGTGGTGTAGCGCTGCCCGGTGGGGGCGGTCCAGATGACGGTGCCGTCGGGGTGCTGCTCGTCGTGCCAGGCGGTCCAGAACGTTTTCAGCAGGTGATGTTTGCGGCAGACGAGTTTGAGGTTGGACGCGCAGGTCGGCCCGCCGTCGCCGTAGGGGATGGTGTGGTCGATGTCGCAGAACTGGGCGGGCCGGTCGCAGTTGGGGAAGCGGCAGGTCAGGTCGCGGCAGCGGACGAATTCCGCCAGCGCGGCCGAGGGGCGGTAGCCGGGTTCTGGGGCGCTGGTGCCGGGATGGCGAATGGTCCGGATGGCGGCCCCGCTGGCGATGAGTTCGGCCAGCAGCGGGTTGGGCAGCACCTCCCCGCCGATCAGCAGCGAGGGCTTGGCCGCGGGACGAACGATCTGCGAGGTGGCCGGGGCCAAGCCCTGCCCGGACAGTTCCGCATCGGCCGGGACCTCGACAGAGTCCTGATCGGTGACGACGTGGACCACCACCGCGGAGGCGCCGCGACCGGTGTCGGCGCCGGTCGGGCAGTCCGGTTGCCCGCAGGTGCAGGCCAGGTGCTGCCCGCCGGCGGCGAGCACCCCGAGTGCATCGGCGCGGCGCTGCGCGATGGTGCGCGGATCGGCGTCGCAGAGTTCGCGGGCCATCGCGGTCAGCCGTTGGTCGAGCACGGAGGCGTCGGTGCTGTAAAGGCGCCCCCAGAACGCGGTGATGCCCGGGGAGTTCTCGGCCTCACTGTCGAAGACGACCTCGCGGCTGCGAGTGTCGTTGCGGGTACGCCGCAGCGCCCCCGGATCGTGGTAGTCGACGATCGCATCGATGGCCGCGGTCGCCTTGTTCAGCGAGAGACGTCCGTAGCGCCGCAGATTCCGGGCGAGGTCACGGTCCACTTTGGCCACGGTGGACGCGTTCTCGATCAGCCCGGTGCGCCACACGACCAGGCTCACCAGCCGGGCGGAGATCTTGCCCTCGGCGAAGAGCGCTGCCACCAGCGGAAAACGCTCCCGCAGGGCCGTGCCGAGGTGCATCTGCCCCGAGGCGATGCCATGGCTGACCCCCATCGCGGCGCCCACCTCGGCCGCCATCGCGTCCCAGTTGTCGCAAGACCAGCGCTCGCATTCCACCGGCCCGTTCGCGCGGCGCCGCACCAACTCGGCGACCGCGGCCAACCGCCGGGCCGCGGTCGCGGCCTCCGCTTGGGTCCACCCGGTGATCGCCGCGGCCAGCGCGGCGTCATCGATCCCGGTGAGATCGGCCGGATCCGCTAAGTCATCGAACATGCTTTCGATTGTAGAGATGCGGTCGGACAATGATCGTCATCGCGCGCGGCACTACTCCGGGCCGAGCAGCAGATCGGCGTCGAAGCAGCTGTGATCGCCGGTGTGGCAGGCCCCGCCGACCTGGTCGACCTCCAGCAGCACCGCGTCGCCGTCGCAGTCCAGCCGCACCGAGACGACGTGCTGGGTGTTCCCGGAGG
This sequence is a window from Mycolicibacillus parakoreensis. Protein-coding genes within it:
- a CDS encoding HNH endonuclease signature motif containing protein, which encodes MFDDLADPADLTGIDDAALAAAITGWTQAEAATAARRLAAVAELVRRRANGPVECERWSCDNWDAMAAEVGAAMGVSHGIASGQMHLGTALRERFPLVAALFAEGKISARLVSLVVWRTGLIENASTVAKVDRDLARNLRRYGRLSLNKATAAIDAIVDYHDPGALRRTRNDTRSREVVFDSEAENSPGITAFWGRLYSTDASVLDQRLTAMARELCDADPRTIAQRRADALGVLAAGGQHLACTCGQPDCPTGADTGRGASAVVVHVVTDQDSVEVPADAELSGQGLAPATSQIVRPAAKPSLLIGGEVLPNPLLAELIASGAAIRTIRHPGTSAPEPGYRPSAALAEFVRCRDLTCRFPNCDRPAQFCDIDHTIPYGDGGPTCASNLKLVCRKHHLLKTFWTAWHDEQHPDGTVIWTAPTGQRYTTRPGSTILFPALCRPTAPVPPRPHQREGLPVPGRSLMMPTRRCTRATDRSRRIQAERALNAEHVAERNRPPPF
- a CDS encoding TIGR02234 family membrane protein, with protein sequence MAEPPARRHTQVPLRVAQLLLLAAAGGLWAASRLPWVTIRSADGLGQPTRTTVDGATWSTGLVALAVVLVAAAVAAVAVRGWPLRILALLVAGASLATGYLAVGQWAAGDVAARAAELADVPVQSLTSGTERHLVGAGIALAVAVVTLVAATLLMRAASYREAAAKYAAPAARRSRAQATGPATAGTAELSERMIWDALDEGRDPTDAEGLSEGR
- the trpA gene encoding tryptophan synthase subunit alpha, translating into MTEGRLAGLFATCRAENRSALIGYLPTGFPDVATSITAMTALIESGCDIVEVGVPYSDPGMDGPTIAAATSAALAGRVRVRDTLAAVEAISNAGGRVVVMTYWNPVLRYGVDAFARDLAAAGGDGLITPDLIVDEADEWLAASDAHGLDRIFLVAPSSTPQRLATTVEATRGFVYAASTMGVTGARDAVSQAAPELVHRVREVSDIPVGVGLGVRSRQQATEIGAYADGVIVGSALVSALTDSVTALRGLTAELAAGVRQRTTTP
- a CDS encoding anthranilate synthase component I, which codes for MNRVQTDTVDSQATLSREDFRALAADHRVVAVTRKVLADAETPLSAYRKLGAGRPGTFLLESAENGRSWSRWSFIGAGAPTALTVRDGAATWLGATPQGAPTGGDPLQVLAATLELLATETLQELPPLSGGMVGFFTYDLVRRLERLPELTVDDLGLPDMLLLLATDMAAVDHHEGTITLIANAVNWDGTADRVDEAYDDAVDRLDVMTAALGQPLPSTVATFHRPQPQYRAQRTEDDYSRIVDRLVGEIEAGEAFQVVPSQRFEIDTAVDPIDVYRMLRVSNPSPYMYLLHVPDDHGELAFSIVGSSPEALVTVADGRATTHPIAGTRWRGQTDEEDQLLGKELLADQKERAEHLMLVDLGRNDLGRVCVPGSVRVEDYSHIERYSHVMHLVSTVTGLLAEGRTALDAVTACFPAGTLSGAPKVRAMELIEQVEKTRRGLYGGVVGYLDFAGNADFAIAIRTALMRDGTAYVQAGGGVVADSNGPYEYTEATNKARAVLGAVAAAETLTRPSGGRGG
- the trpC gene encoding indole-3-glycerol phosphate synthase TrpC; protein product: MSSATVLDSIIEGVRADVAAREARIPMAEIKAAAESVRPPHDVMAALREPGIGVIAEVKRASPSKGELASIGDPAELARAYEAGGARVVSVLTEERRFGGSLADLDAVRAAVSIPVLRKDFVVRPYQIHEARAHGADMLLLIVAALEQPALVSLLERTESLGMTALVEVHTEEEADRALQAEAKVIGVNARNLKTLQVDRDCFARIAPGLPSNVIRVAESGVRGPADLLAYAGAGADAVLVGEGLVTSEDPRVAVADLVTAGTHPSCPKPAR
- the lgt gene encoding prolipoprotein diacylglyceryl transferase, which produces MMTDLLTFLPSPSRGVWYVGPVPIRAYALCIVVGILVALWLGDRRWVARGGQRGVIYDIALWAVPFGLVGGRIYHLMTDWRSYLDPGGPGWAGMWRIWDGGLGIWGAVALGGVGAWIACRRRNIPLPAFGDAIAPGIILAQAIGRIGNYFNQELYGRETNVPWGLEIFNRGPHGCLGAQPFDGVSTGDVCAVVHPTFLYELLWNLAVFAMLIVVDRRFRLGHGRLFALYVAGYCVGRFWVELLRSDPASMPIADIRVNSFTSAFVFIGAVVYMMLATKGREDPMTLGGGHDEEQDDGTAAVAAAAAGASAAGVTDDETTETEAEDTADDGEPDGAATDKPDSESDDEEASPEDETTAEEPTAEETDEEPGADTTDETPTDGDTATDTETDEADEAEDIDTEEPDSDTTDETTTDESDTDTEPDDEDDENASPEDETTAEETDEEPGAETTDEASADRDAATDTDTDAEAADEEADESTQAETEDTTEDADETPSDDSESELTATEETDSEASPETTDETPTDGDAATDTDTDAETAEDDEAEDTDTEEPDSDTTDETTTDESETDTEPDDENASPEDKTTTAKTDEEPGAETTDETPADGGAATRPRRRRRNRRGRRGGGRKR
- the trpB gene encoding tryptophan synthase subunit beta, with translation MARSSGPELPRPSAAVAEPTGHDPDTGGHFGVYGGRFVAEALMGVIEETTAAYDKVRTDAEYLDTLDRLQTHYTGRPSPLYEAERLSDHAGGARLFLKREDLNHTGSHKINNVLGQALLAKHMGKSRVIAETGAGQHGVATATACALLGLQCRVYMGAVDTERQALNVARMRLLGAEVIAVDAGSKTLKDAINEAFRDWVTNADETYYCFGTAAGPHPFPAMVRDFQRIIGLETRVQIQDQAGRLPDAVTACVGGGSNAIGMFHAFIDDPGVRLVGYEAAGDGVNTGRHAATFAGGSPGAFHGSFSYLLQDEDGQTIESHSISAGLDYPGVGPEHAQLRDLGRAEYRPITDTEAMDAFRLLCRTEGIIPAIESAHAVAGALQLGTELGRGSIIVVNLSGRGDKDVETAATWFGLLDEGAEQA
- a CDS encoding peroxiredoxin, with the translated sequence MKPGDTVADFELPDQTGTPRRLSALLADGPVVLFFYPAAMTPGCTKEACHFRNLTAEFAAVGAQRVGISADPVTKQAQFAEKHTFDYPLLSDADGAVAAEFGVKRGLLGKLLPVKRTTFVIDTDQRVLEVIASEFNMDSHADKALAVLQNRGAA